In one Dermatophagoides farinae isolate YC_2012a chromosome 4, ASM2471394v1, whole genome shotgun sequence genomic region, the following are encoded:
- the LOC124491234 gene encoding excitatory amino acid transporter isoform X1, with the protein MTTSVKIAVYHLFLMASLLMTTIDSIVLIITVWNHGSGLPDRSSSSSSSSPLSLNSTLLISSSSSLLFHEESIRSFVYCLIAAVRLSFALFMLIYSYSYGIRYQDRFHLFIHSKYFLLICIFLFISGSIITYQQFVWSLVIQIIHLYISLIYTFKAFLYHYDDSIDCHMDFGRRPAELEEKENAPNSGSRSLDKAAKRSRYGKVLYFVNKNLLAISTLMMIILSIFIAILLRNTLIPGKPWTQRRLLRLSFVGEIFIRVLLSLIVPLIGTSIAYACTGFDPESSGRIMSEVIVYYLTTTGFAAIEGLIMVTALKPGYHTSKKVIKTDNKDLQQQQQQQDNSTKTLLTVTIEDTILDICRNIFTDSLFGSWIDTYHTKLIPPDDSPNDPNIENWRIESTQERGANVMSVVVVGLLIGLSVNMIRTRGGRLIAEIIETTNTIMMMITLAVVQTAPVCTVFLIIPQILIVDDIGEMFRLVGWFTLTVLLSLAVHCLVILSLIYLLLVRHNPYKFLTNMFPAISTAFATSSSSATMSVTMQCLEQNAGIEPSIVRFVIPFGSTVNMDGAALYESVAAIFVAQYRRKSLNFGQLVTIAMTSILVSIGAAGIPQAGMITTVVVLNSIGLSLEDAALVMVVDFMLDRFRTVVNVLGDAFGAAVVGNRLKHMFKNTTNTNINKNAGRSPAITSPSQTTTTTTTDDKDFNQIKLRQIESIKDDDLTSLSSSSSMTTMATLSTPKTMSFDTKSSTSSSMEKQNKYQLNKTAV; encoded by the exons atgacaacCAGTGTTAAAATAGCcgtttatcatttatttctaATGGCAAGCCTTTTAATGAcaacaattgattcaatcgtTTTGATTATTACCGTTTGGAATCATGGTAGTGGTCTACCagatcgatcatcatcatcatcatcatcatcgccgttatcattgaattcaacgttattaatatcatcatcatcatcattattattccatGAAGAATCGATACGTTCATTCGTATATTGTTTGATTGCAGCTGTTCGTCTATCATTTGCATTATTCATGTTAATATATAGCTATAGTTATGGTATTCGATATCAGGACCGtttccatttattcatacattcaaaatattttctatTGATCTGTATATTTCTATTTATATCCGGTTCAATTATTACTTATCAACAATTTGTTTGGTCATTAGTTATACAGATTATTCATCTTTATATTTCATTAATATATACATTCAAAGCATttctttatcattatgatgatagcATTGATTGCCATATGGATTTTGGCCGTCGACCAGCCGAAttagaagaaaaagagaatgcTCCTAATAGTGGTAGTAGATCATTGGATAAAGCTGCAAAACGTTCTAGATATG GAAAAGTATTAtattttgtaaataaaaatctattgGCTATTTCtacattaatgatgattatattatcaatattcatTGCTATATTATTACGTAATACATTGATACCTGGAAAACCATGGACACAACGTCGATTATTACGTTTATCATTTGTTGGTGAAATATTTATACGTGTATTACTCAGTTTAATTGTACCATTGATTGGTACATCGATTGCATATGCATGTACTGGATTTGATCCTGAATCATCTGGTCGTATTATGTCGGAAgttattgtttattatcTGACTACAACCGGTTTTGCAGCTATTGAAGGTTTAATTATGGTCACAGCATTAAAACCTGGTTATCATACAAGCAAAAAAGTAATTAAAACTGATAATAAAGAtctacagcaacaacaacaacaacaagataattcaacaaaaacattattgaCCGTTACAATCGAAGATACAATATTGGATATTTGTCGTAATATTTTCACCGATAGTCTTTTTGGTTCATGGATCGATACATATCATACGAAATTAATACCACCAGATGATAGTCCAAATGATCCAAATATAGAGAATTGGCGAATCGAATCTACACAAGAACGTGGTGCAAACGTAAtgtccgttgttgttgttggcctaTTGATTGGATTGTCTGTAAATATGATACGTACACGTGGTGGCCGATTGATTGCCgaaataattgaaacaaccaatacaattatgatgatgattacattgGCCGTTGTACAGACAGCACCGGTTTGTACGGTTTTTCTAATCATACCACAAATATTGatcgttgatgatattgGTGAAATGTTtcgtttggttggttggtttacATTAACcgtattattatcattagcaGTACATTGTCTAgtgatattatcattaatctATTTATTATTGGTACGACATAATCCATATAAATTTCTGACCAATATGTTTCCAGCTATATCTACAGCATTCGCTACTAGTTCCAGTTCAGCCACAATGTCGGTCACAATGCAATGTTTAGAACAGAATGCAGGTATTGAACCATCAATTGTAAGATTTGTCATTCCATTTGGATCCACAGTTAATATGGATGGTGCTGCATTATATGAATCGGTTGCTGCTATATTTGTTGCACAGTATCgaagaaaatcattgaattttggtCAATTAGTAACTATTGCAATGACATCCATATTGGTCAGTATTGGTGCAGCTGGTATACCACAAGCCGGTATGATTACAACTGTGGTTGTATTAAATTCAATCGGTTTATCATTAGAAGATGCAGCATTAGTAATGGTCGTTGATTTTATGTTAGATCGTTTTCGTACCGTTGTCAATGTATTAGGTGATGCATTCGGTGCAGCTGTTGTTGGTAATCGATTAAAACATATGTttaaaaatacaacaaatacgaatattaataaaaatgcTGGTCGATCACCGGCAAttacatcaccatcacaaacaacaacgacaacaacaaccgatgATAAGgattttaatcaaataaaattacgacaaattgaatcaataaaagatgatgatctaacatcattatcatcatcatcatcgatgacaaCAATGGCAACATTATCAACACCAAAAACAATGTCATTTGATACAaaatcatcgacatcatcatcaatggaaaaacagaacaaataTCAATTAAATAAAACGGCTGTGTGA
- the LOC124491234 gene encoding excitatory amino acid transporter isoform X2, with protein sequence MIYDQLYNLSYCIVTIYFFIYGAQIYSILNDDLIAQVYNENWTTNIPLIFAYYTLIDCHMDFGRRPAELEEKENAPNSGSRSLDKAAKRSRYGKVLYFVNKNLLAISTLMMIILSIFIAILLRNTLIPGKPWTQRRLLRLSFVGEIFIRVLLSLIVPLIGTSIAYACTGFDPESSGRIMSEVIVYYLTTTGFAAIEGLIMVTALKPGYHTSKKVIKTDNKDLQQQQQQQDNSTKTLLTVTIEDTILDICRNIFTDSLFGSWIDTYHTKLIPPDDSPNDPNIENWRIESTQERGANVMSVVVVGLLIGLSVNMIRTRGGRLIAEIIETTNTIMMMITLAVVQTAPVCTVFLIIPQILIVDDIGEMFRLVGWFTLTVLLSLAVHCLVILSLIYLLLVRHNPYKFLTNMFPAISTAFATSSSSATMSVTMQCLEQNAGIEPSIVRFVIPFGSTVNMDGAALYESVAAIFVAQYRRKSLNFGQLVTIAMTSILVSIGAAGIPQAGMITTVVVLNSIGLSLEDAALVMVVDFMLDRFRTVVNVLGDAFGAAVVGNRLKHMFKNTTNTNINKNAGRSPAITSPSQTTTTTTTDDKDFNQIKLRQIESIKDDDLTSLSSSSSMTTMATLSTPKTMSFDTKSSTSSSMEKQNKYQLNKTAV encoded by the exons cATTGATTGCCATATGGATTTTGGCCGTCGACCAGCCGAAttagaagaaaaagagaatgcTCCTAATAGTGGTAGTAGATCATTGGATAAAGCTGCAAAACGTTCTAGATATG GAAAAGTATTAtattttgtaaataaaaatctattgGCTATTTCtacattaatgatgattatattatcaatattcatTGCTATATTATTACGTAATACATTGATACCTGGAAAACCATGGACACAACGTCGATTATTACGTTTATCATTTGTTGGTGAAATATTTATACGTGTATTACTCAGTTTAATTGTACCATTGATTGGTACATCGATTGCATATGCATGTACTGGATTTGATCCTGAATCATCTGGTCGTATTATGTCGGAAgttattgtttattatcTGACTACAACCGGTTTTGCAGCTATTGAAGGTTTAATTATGGTCACAGCATTAAAACCTGGTTATCATACAAGCAAAAAAGTAATTAAAACTGATAATAAAGAtctacagcaacaacaacaacaacaagataattcaacaaaaacattattgaCCGTTACAATCGAAGATACAATATTGGATATTTGTCGTAATATTTTCACCGATAGTCTTTTTGGTTCATGGATCGATACATATCATACGAAATTAATACCACCAGATGATAGTCCAAATGATCCAAATATAGAGAATTGGCGAATCGAATCTACACAAGAACGTGGTGCAAACGTAAtgtccgttgttgttgttggcctaTTGATTGGATTGTCTGTAAATATGATACGTACACGTGGTGGCCGATTGATTGCCgaaataattgaaacaaccaatacaattatgatgatgattacattgGCCGTTGTACAGACAGCACCGGTTTGTACGGTTTTTCTAATCATACCACAAATATTGatcgttgatgatattgGTGAAATGTTtcgtttggttggttggtttacATTAACcgtattattatcattagcaGTACATTGTCTAgtgatattatcattaatctATTTATTATTGGTACGACATAATCCATATAAATTTCTGACCAATATGTTTCCAGCTATATCTACAGCATTCGCTACTAGTTCCAGTTCAGCCACAATGTCGGTCACAATGCAATGTTTAGAACAGAATGCAGGTATTGAACCATCAATTGTAAGATTTGTCATTCCATTTGGATCCACAGTTAATATGGATGGTGCTGCATTATATGAATCGGTTGCTGCTATATTTGTTGCACAGTATCgaagaaaatcattgaattttggtCAATTAGTAACTATTGCAATGACATCCATATTGGTCAGTATTGGTGCAGCTGGTATACCACAAGCCGGTATGATTACAACTGTGGTTGTATTAAATTCAATCGGTTTATCATTAGAAGATGCAGCATTAGTAATGGTCGTTGATTTTATGTTAGATCGTTTTCGTACCGTTGTCAATGTATTAGGTGATGCATTCGGTGCAGCTGTTGTTGGTAATCGATTAAAACATATGTttaaaaatacaacaaatacgaatattaataaaaatgcTGGTCGATCACCGGCAAttacatcaccatcacaaacaacaacgacaacaacaaccgatgATAAGgattttaatcaaataaaattacgacaaattgaatcaataaaagatgatgatctaacatcattatcatcatcatcatcgatgacaaCAATGGCAACATTATCAACACCAAAAACAATGTCATTTGATACAaaatcatcgacatcatcatcaatggaaaaacagaacaaataTCAATTAAATAAAACGGCTGTGTGA
- the LOC124491239 gene encoding uncharacterized protein LOC124491239 yields the protein MQSNTTIIYPASFLFRKWSLIIIISLDLMIIFYTTFALIGRLQILENNSNDITGNNYYSELYHNHHIHGSTLLIHKNLYDSDGNNNDDDDDDDNKWINQTSLIMEMKPTQAASAINPFNLFPTLAFDVENPTTMMTTTTTTTISTETDTFDALTSNNDDDDDDDQIDYDRYHYHHEQFKNSNNDHTNSSISSESEHPIWFEMFEHRIYQRPKLLAQVMANFFAYIVCLIGLIGVLRENYFLTTIYAWFGCFSLASSIMIYVWTWAPELFGKIMSNLLFLILLFMYLRDLATIRLQITENIIIVA from the exons ATGCAATCAAAcacaacaatcatttatCCGGCTTCTTTTCTATTTCGAAAATGGTCacttatcataataatatcattggatttaatgataatattctaTACAACATTTGCATTAATAGGCCGTCTACAAATATTGGAAAATAATTCGAATGATATAACTggaaataattattattccgaattatatcataatcatcatatacatgGTAGTACATTGTTGATTCATAAAAATCTTTATGATTctgatggtaataataatgatgatgatgatgatgatgataataaatggataaatcaaacatcattgataatggaGATGAAACCAACGCAGGCTGCATCAGCTATTAATCCATTCAATCTTTTTCCTACATTAGCatttgatgttgaaaatcctacgacaatgatgacgacgactacaacaacaactatatCGACGGAAACGGATACATTTGATGCATTAAcatcgaataatgatgatgatgatgatgatgatcaaattgattatgatcgatatcattatcatcatgaacaatttaaaaattcaaataatgatcatacaaattcatcaatatcatcagaATCCGAACATCCTATTTGGTTTGAAATGTTTGAACATCGTATCTATCAACGTCCAAag TTATTAGCTCAAGTAATGGCCAACTTTTTTGCTTATATTGTATGTCTAATTGGTTTGATTGGCGTATTACGGGAAAATTATTTCCTTACAACTATTTATGCATggtttggttgtttttcattggcATCAAGCATTATGATCTATGTTTGGACATGGGCACCGGAATTATTTGGAAAGATTATGTCGAATCTATTGTTTCTTATTCTATTATTCATGTATCTAAGAGATTTGGCTACAATACGTTTACAAATTACTGAAAATATTATAATTGTTGCTtag
- the LOC124491235 gene encoding uncharacterized protein LOC124491235 — protein MMMGKSSTTKIYSSSMYNYNNNYHQNHSKSHHHRQLQQQQQQQSMMNKKFHDNDEERFGLRMQRYFFIGLNVTMLIIFLLVLGRLVNDKYLNRMNNRNQTLGMMNSNETIGSELNGTELIEKLSEFNNETLNKSTNIWDDFFQSINLSESHDQIRSLKPILSNIIDFLYIIVVLDELVPIIYLLIRGRRLISLLVRIPFIDQFDHCKRFAYRSLIIAFMTALFINIIGFISFNQTSKQIFMDPDSDFGSRLFTLIAPIFNTFLFVYLSVIPIMFIYTMMLFRFVIEKLLNTYAVVNLDEILMLKLKTKLGDLNDQFKDIIPKFALPLTIHFATNIFIIISSACYLMIDLGPEGTTNTAFIFSLGIFSFLRLIIVACYGNLPTNICRDLIRTVYENLEQWSLNEWMCFMELKRLRKEFTVSIFSMYTVRQSSILAMLGFALNYIVILLQTENYPSAQVDNSTLASNITNDTALMMNDTNVDGNLTKQMLIESDHHSEPIFDTNQLFEWFN, from the coding sequence atgatgatgggtaAATCATctacaacaaaaatctatTCAAGTTCAATGTACAATTATaataacaattatcatcaaaatcattcaaaatcacatcatcatcgtcaactacagcaacagcaacaacaacaatcaatgatgaataaaaaatttcatgataatgatgaagaacgTTTTGGTCTACGAATGCAACGTTATTTCTTTATTGGATTAAATGTAACAATGTTGATTATATTTCTTCTTGTATTAGGTCGATTAgttaatgataaatatttaaatcgaatgaataatCGTAATCAAACACTTGGAATGATGAACAGTAATGAAACGATTGGATCCGAATTGAATGGTactgaattgattgaaaaattatccgaatttaataatgaaacattgaacaaatcaacaaatatttgggatgatttttttcaatcaatcaatctaaGTGAAAGTCATGATCAGATACGTAGTTTGAAACCGATTCTATCGAATATAATCGATTTCCTTTATATAATTGTCGTTCTAGATGAATTGGTACCAATCATTTATCTATTGATACGTGGACGTCGACTAATTAGCCTATTGGTTAGAATTccatttattgatcaatttgatcattgtaAACGATTTGCTTATCGTTCATTAATCATTGCATTCATGACAgcattattcatcaatataattggtttcatttcatttaatcaAACATCTAAACAGATTTTTATGGACCCGGATAGTGATTTTGGTTCACGATTATTTACATTGATTGCACCAATATTCAATACATTTCTATTCGTATATTTATCGGTTATACCGATAATGTTCATCTATACAATGATGTTATTTAGAtttgttattgaaaaattattgaacacATACGCTGTGGTTAATTTGGATGAAATATTGATGCTAAAATTGAAGACAAAACTTGGTGATCtaaatgatcaattcaaaGATATTATACCGAAATTTGCATTACCATTGACAATACATTTTGCAACAAAcatattcattataatcagtTCAGCATGTTATCTAATGATTGATCTTGGCCCAGAAGGTACAACAAATACAGCATTCATATTTAGTTTGggtatattttcatttctacgTTTAATTATTGTTGCTTGTTATGGTAATCTGCCTACAAATATTTGTCGTGATCTTATACGTACTGTATATGAAAACCTGGAACAATGGAGcctaaatgaatggatgtgTTTTATGGAATTGAAACGATTACGTAAAGAATTTACTGTATCCATATTCTCGATGTATACAGTACggcaatcatcaatattggcAATGTTAGGTTTTGCATTGAATTATATTGTCATACTATTACAAACGGAAAATTATCCATCTGCACAGGTGGACAATTCCACATTGGCATCAAATATAACAAACGATACggcattgatgatgaacgatacAAATGTGGATGGAAATCTAACCAAACAAATGCTTATCGAATCTGATCATCATAGTGAACCGATATTCGatacaaatcaattatttgaatggtttaattga